Proteins encoded in a region of the Gammaproteobacteria bacterium genome:
- a CDS encoding MerR family transcriptional regulator, whose amino-acid sequence MLEVKNNDQLPPIPPKRYFTIGEVGELCDVKPHVLRYWEQEFPQLKPVKRRGNRRYYQRQDVILIRQIKSLLYEEGFTIGGARQKLTGKDKDEDSTRHAINTSELKVVIKELENLVASL is encoded by the coding sequence ATGCTGGAAGTAAAGAATAACGATCAGTTACCCCCGATCCCGCCAAAACGGTATTTCACTATCGGCGAGGTGGGTGAGCTGTGTGACGTCAAGCCTCATGTGCTGCGTTACTGGGAGCAGGAGTTCCCTCAGCTCAAGCCGGTCAAGCGCCGGGGTAACAGACGTTACTATCAAAGACAGGACGTCATTCTTATCCGTCAGATCAAGTCGCTCCTCTATGAGGAAGGGTTCACCATTGGTGGGGCACGACAGAAACTGACCGGAAAAGACAAGGACGAGGATTCCACCCGGCATGCCATCAACACCAGTGAGTTGAAGGTAGTCATCAAGGAACTGGAAAACCTGGTAGCCAGTCTCTAA
- the ihfA gene encoding integration host factor subunit alpha: MAEGALTKAEMAERLFDDLGLNKREAKELVEQFFEEIRLSLEHNEQVKLSGYGNFDLRDKKQRPGRNPKTGEEIPIQARRVVTFRPGQKLKARVEKYAGSKE, encoded by the coding sequence ATGGCGGAAGGTGCGCTGACAAAAGCCGAGATGGCAGAACGTTTGTTTGATGATCTGGGCTTGAACAAGAGAGAAGCCAAGGAACTGGTCGAGCAGTTTTTCGAAGAAATTCGTCTTTCGCTTGAGCACAACGAGCAGGTAAAGCTTTCCGGTTATGGGAATTTTGATTTACGGGACAAGAAGCAGCGTCCTGGTCGAAATCCTAAAACCGGGGAAGAAATTCCAATTCAGGCACGCCGAGTTGTGACCTTTCGTCCGGGCCAAAAGTTAAAGGCAAGGGTAGAGAAATATGCTGGAAGTAAAGAATAA